CTGATGGACTGGGTGGCCTTCACGCCGCTGCAGAACGCCACCGGCGAGCCGGCCGTCTCCCTCCCGCTCGCCACGACCGCCGCCGGGCTCCCCCAGGGGATGATGCTGGGCGCCGGAGCCGGGCGCGAGGCACGCCTGCTCGGGCTGGCCCTCGAGCTCGAGGAGGCCGTCGGCTGGCCGCGGATCCACGCCGCCTGAACGGGGTCCGGACTGGCCCGGGAAGGCTCCGCGGGAGCCGATTTCTCATCGTGGCGGGGCGTGTGTATCGTTCTCCGTCGTTGCCCCTTTAGCTCAGTCGGCAGAGCGTCTCCATGGTAAGGAGAAGGTCTACGGTTCGATTCCGTAAAGGGGCTCTGGGTCGGATCTCCTCCGGGAGCCCGGCCTCCGCGGCGGGGTAGCTCAGGTGGTTAGAGCACACGGCTCATAATCGTGGTGTCGCGGGTTCGAGTCCCGCCCCCGCTACCACCAGTGTCCAGCAGCTCCGCACCGCACCACCCGCAACCCAAGGATCTCCCATGGCCAGCAAGTCTTCTGACGTTCGCCCCAAGATCACGCTCGCGTGCACCGAGTGCAAGGAGCGCAACTACATCACGAAGAAGAACCGTCGCAACGACCCCGACCGCATCGAGCTGAAGAAGTTCTGCCCGCGCTGCCGGCAGCACACCGCTCACCGCGAGACCCGCTGAGGCCGTTCGCCGACGACCGTCCTTCGTCGCACCCCGACCCGTCCGAGCACTCGGACGGGTCGCTGTGCGTCCGGGCCCGGTCGCCGCGCCGGCAGGGTGTCCTAGGCTCGGGCCATGCCTGTCGACCCCTCGCTGGTGGGGCGCGAGTTCCCCGCGCCGGCGCCCCTGACCGTGACCTCCGAGAGGGTCGGCGCGTTCGCCGCCGCAGTCGGCCACCCGGGCGGGGCCGGTGAGCAGGTGCCGCCCACGTTCCCGATCGTGCTCGCCTTCGACGCCATGCAGGCCTTCCTCGACGCCGAGCGCATCGACCTGCACCGCATCGTCCACGGCGAGCAGCGCTTCGCCTACGTACGCCCCCTCGCGGTCGGCGACGAGCTCAGCGCGACGCTGAGGGTGACCGGGCTGCGCCAGATCGGCGGCGCCGACATCATCGCCACCGCCAGCGAGATCACCGACGCCACCGGCGCGGTCGTGTGCACCGGCAAGGCCACCCTCGTCCACTCCGCCGGCGCGGAGGCGGCGCAGTGACCGCCCGGCTGGAGGCCGGCGCCTCCCTCGAGCCCCGGACCTACACGATCACCCGGGCCGACCTCGTCGCCTACGCCGACGCCAGCGGCGACCACAACCCGATCCACCAGGACGAGGCGGTCGCGCGCAGCGTCGGCCTGCCCGGCGTGATCGCCCACGGGATGTACACCCTGGCCCTCGTCGGGCGGGCGGTCGCGGAGTGGACCGACGGCGCCGAGGTCGTCGACCTCGGCGCGAAGTTCACCAGCCCGGTCGTCGTCCCCGCTGAGGGCGGGGCCGAGGTCGTGGTGGGCGGCACCGTGAAGTCGGTGGCCGACGGCCTCGTCACCCTCGCGCTCGAGGTGACCTGCGAGGGCACCAAGGTGCTCGGCATGCCCAAGGCCGTGGTGCGCGGGGCCGGCGCCGGTGACTGACCTGCGCGACCACACCACCCTGCGGCTGGGCGGCCCCGCCCGGGAGTGGGTGCGTGCCGCCACCGAGGCCGAGCTCGTCGCGGCCGTGGCCGACGCCGACGCCGCCGGCACCCCGGTGCTGCTGCTGGCGGGCGGGTCCAACCTCGTCGTGGCCGACGCCGGCTTCGACGGGCGGGTCGTGCAGGTCGCCACGACCGGGGTCACGGCCGACACCGACACCTGCGACGTCGACGCGCTCGCCCAGTGCGGCGGCGTCGTGCTCACCGTGGCGGCCGGTGAGGACTGGGACGCGCTCGTGGGCCATGCCGTCGCGCAGGGGTGGGCGGGCGTCGAGGCCCTCTCCGGGATCCCCGGCGCGGTCGGCTCCACGCCGATCCAGAACGTCGGCGCCTACGGCCAGGACGTCTCCCAGACCATCTCCCGGGTCCGCACCTGGGACCGCGTCGACCGCACCCAGCGCACCTTCGCCGCCGCCGACTGCGGCTTCGGCTACCGCCACAGCCGGTTCAAGGCCGAGCCGGGGCGCTACGTCGTCCTCGAGGTGACCTTCCAGCTGCGCCAGGGCGAGCTGTCCGAGCCGATCGGCTACGCCGAGCTCGCCCGCACCCTCGGCGTCCAGCAGGGGGAGCGGGCCGCCCTGGCGGCCGTGCGCGACGCCGTGCTGGCGCTGCGCGGCGGCAAGGGGATGGTGCTCGACCCGGCCGACCGCGACACCTGGAGCGCGGGGTCGTTCTTCACCAACCCGGTCCTGGCCCCCGAGCAGGCCGCCGCCCTGCCGGCCGACGCCCCCCGGTGGGAGCAGCCCGATGGGACCGTCAAGTCGAGCGCCGCGTGGCTGATCGAGCACGCCGGCTTCACCAAGGGCTACACCAGCGCGGCGGCGGGGGAGCGCGTACGACTGTCGACCAAGCACACCCTCGCCCTCACCAACCGCGGCGGCGCCACGACCGAGGAGCTGCTCATCCTGGCCCGCGAGGTGCGCGACGGGGTGCGCGAGCGGTTCGGCATCACCCTGGTCAACGAACCCGTGACGGTCGGCTGCTCCCTCTGACCCGCACCCGGGGCCGCGGGTCTCCTCACGCCAGCCAGGCCGCGATGTCGCGGCGCGCGGCGGCCACCACGTCGGACGGCGCCCGCGAGGCCTCGAATGACATCTCCGCCAGCCGCGCCAGCGTCGCGTCGTCGAGCTCGTGCGCGGCCCGCATGGTGGCGTACTGCCCGGCGAGCCGGGAGCCGAACAGGAGCGGGTCGTCGGCACCGAGGGCGACCGTCGCGCCCGCCGCCAGCAGCTGGGGCAGGGGCACCGACGTCAGGTCGGAGTAGACCCCCAGCGACACGTTGGAGACCGGGCACACCTCCAGCGCCACCCCCGACTCGACCACCCGGTCGAGCAGCGCCGGGTCCTCGACGGTGCGCACGCCGTGGCCGAGCCGCTGGGCGCCCAGGCTGTCGAGGCACATACGCACGTGGGCCGGCCCGCGCAGCTCGCCGCCGTGCGGAACGAGCAGGAGCCCGGCGCGCTCGGCGATGCGGAAGGCGCCCTCGAACTCCTCGGTGCGCCCGCGGCGCTCGTCGTTGGACAGCCCGAAGCCGACCACGCCCCGCCCGGCGTACTGCGCGGCCAGCCGGGCCAGGGTGCGGGCGTCGAGCGGGTGCCGGGTGCGGTTGGCGGCGATGACCACGGCCATGCCCAGCCCGGTGCGCTCGGCGGCGTCGCGCACGCAGTCGAGGACGAGCTCGGTGAACGCGGTGATGCCACCGAACCGCGCGGCGTAGCCGCTGGGGTCGACCTGGATCTCCAGCCAGCGGCCCCCGTCGCGCACGTCGTCCTCGGCGGCCTCGCGCACCAGGCGGCGCACGTCGTCGGGCGTGCGCAGCACCGAGCGCGCCACGTCGTAGAGGCGCTGGAACCGGAACCAGCCCTTCTCGTCCGCCGCGCTCAGCTGCGGTGGCCAGTCCTCCACCAGCGAGTCGGGGAGCACGATCTGGTCGCGCTCGGCGAGCTCGAGCAGCGTGGCGTGCCGCATCGAGCCGGTGAAGTGGAGGTGCAGGTGGGCCTTGGGCAGCTGCGAGACGTCGCGCCGGGTCTCCCTACGCCCCGCCCCCGCAGCACCCGCCATCCCAGCATCGTAGGCGGACCCGGTGCCCGCTCCGCGCCCGGTGCGGCGCCTCGGTTCGACTGGGACTGGGCCCGCCCCGTATGCTTCCGGACTGGTGGTTTCGCCACATGCTTCGGCATGCCCCCAGCGATGGGGACGAGACCACCGGAGGGCACTAGCTCAACTGGCAGAGCATCGGTCTCCAAAACCGAAGGTTGGGGGTTCAAGTCCCTCGTGCCCTGCGAGGAACACTGCACAGCAACAACGAGAAGGTGGAGAACGTGGCCGACGGCAACGCGGTTCAGGACCGGCGCGACTCGCGCGGCGACGACCGTGGGCGCACCAGCCCCGTCACGTTCCTGCGCCAGGTGGTGGCCGAGCTCCGCAAGGTGGTCTGGCCCACCCAGCAGCAGCTCGTCACCTACTTCTTCGTGGTGCTGGTCTTCGTCATCGTGGTGATGGCGCTCGTGACCGTCCTCGACCTGGCTTTCGGAAAGCTGGTCTTCGAGGTCTTCACGGGCAACAGCGCCCAGTGACGAGGTAGGCAGTGACCACCGCTCGCAATCCCGCCGGGTGATCCCGGCCCCCGGTCCCGACCGGGGCCAGCAACGACCTACGGAGTGAGACGTGTCTGAGAACAATGACGTGGACCAGGTCGACGACCAGGTCGAGTCCGTCGACGAGGCGACCCCGGAGGACGCCGTCACGGACTCCGTCGCGGACACCGAGACCGGCGAGGTGAGCGACCAGGTGAGCGACCAGGTGAACGACGACGTGGCCGCCGAGGCCGCCGCCGAGGCGACCGACGCCGACGAGACCGACGAGACCGAGGCGGAGCCCGCCGAGGAGTCCGCCGAGGAGTCCGCCGAGGAGTCCGCCGACGACCCGCTCGAGGCGTTCCGCCGTGAGCTGTGGGCCAAGCCCGGCGACTGGTTCGTGGTGCACACCTACTCCGGCATGGAGAAGCGGGTCAAGCACAACCTCGAGAACCGCATCATCTCCCTCAACATGGAGGACTACATCCACGAGATCGTGGTCCCCACCGAGGAGGTCGCGGAGATCAAGAACGGCCAGCGCAAGATGGTCACCCGCACCGTGCTCCCCGGCTACGTCCTGGTCCGCATGGACCTCACCGACGAGTCCTGGTCGGCCGTGCGTCACACGCCGTCGGTCACCGGCTTCGTGGGCCACAGCCACCAGCCCGTGCCGCTGAGCATGAGCGAGGTCGAGGACATGCTCGCGCCGGCCGTCGTGGCCGTCGCCGAGGCCGAGGCCGCCGCGGCGGGCGAGAAGGGCGCGTCCACCACCCCGCGCAAGCCGGTCGAGGTGGCCGACTTCGACGTCTCCGACTCCGTGATGGTCGTCGACGGTCCGTTCGCCACGCTCCACGCGACGATCACCGAGATCAACGCCGAGTCGCAGCGCGTGAAGGCGCTCGTCGAGATCTTCGGCCGCGAGACCCCGGTCGAGCTCTCGTTCTCGCAGATCCAGAAGGTCTGACGATTTCGTCGGTCCGCCGTGCGGGCCCGACACTGAAGTAGCGACAACCCGTGGCAGGGGGCATCGGCCCTCGTCAGGACCACAAGAGAGAAAGAAGAAGGCAATGCCTCCCAAGAAGAAGATCGCCGCACTGGTCAAGGTGCAGCTGCAGGCCGGCTCGGCCACCCCGGCTCCGCCGGTCGGTACGGCGCTCGGCCCGCACGGCGTCAACATCATGGACTTCTGCAAGGCCTACAACGCCCAGACCGAGTCCATGCGCGGCAACGTGATCCCCGTCGAGATCACCATCTACGAGGACCGCTCGTTCGACTTCATCACCAAGACCCCGCCGGCCGCCGAGCTCATCAAGAAGGCCGCCGGCCTCTCGAAGGGCTCCGGCGTCCCGCACAAGGACAAGGTCGGCAAGCTCACCAAGGACCAGGTCCGTGAGATCGCCGCGACCAAGCTGCCCGACCTCAACGCCAACGACATCGACGCGGCCATGAAGATCGTCGAGGGCACCGCGCGCTCGATGGGCGTCACGACCGACTGATCGAGGTCGCGGGCAGCACTCCAGCTCCGACCGTGGGAGAGCCGCGCTGGCTCGCCTAAACCACATCCTTCGCACCACAGAAACGAGAAGACCATGCAGCGCAGCAAGACCTACCGCGCGGCCGCAGAGACGTTCGACAAGGACGAGCTCTACGCGCCGCTGGCCGCCATCAAGATCGCCAAGGGCGGCTCCAAGAAGAAGTTCGACGAGACGATCGACGTCGTCATGCGCCTGGGCGTCGACCCGCGCAAGGCCGACCAGATGGTCCGCGGCACCGTCAACCTCCCGCACGGCACCGGCAAGACCGCCCGCGTCCTCGTGTTCGCCAACGCCGACAAGGCCGAGGCCGCCCGTGAGGCCGGCGCCGAGTTCGTCGGTGGCGACGAGCTGATCGAGAAGGTCGCCGGCGGCTGGCTCGACTTCGACGCCGTGGTCGCCACCCCCGACATGATGGGCAAGGTCGGCCGCCTCGGTCGCGTGCTCGGCCCCCGCTCGCTCATGCCCAACCCGAAGACCGGCACGGTGACCCCCGACGTCGCCAAGGCCGTCACGGACATCAAGGGCGGCAAGATCGAGTTCCGCGTCGACCGCCACTCCAACCTGCACTTCATCATCGGCAAGGCCTCCTTCTCCGAGGTCGCGCTCGCGGAGAACTACGCGCCGCGCTCGAGGAGGTGCTGCGTCTCAAGCCGGCCAGCTCCAAGGGCCGCTACATCAAGAAGATCACCGTCTCCACCACGATGGGTCCCGGCATCCAGGTCGACCCCAACCGCGTCAAGAACGTCGCGTCCGAGGACGAGGCCGCCCAGGCCTGACCCCGGTCCGACAGCCCGGCCCGGTCACCCCTCACGGGGTGACCGGGCCGTGCTGCGTCTTCGGCCGTGTCTTCGGCCGTGTCTTCGGCCGTGTCTCGGTGCTGGGGCGGGATGTTCGTTTGCCCGTGCGACCCTTGGGTAGAAGCCCCACGGCACCCGCCACCGGATCATCGTCCAACCCCGTCCCAGGAGACACACATGCGCGTCACGCCCCTTGCCCGCCGACTCGGCTCCGCCGCCCTGGTCCTGACCCTGGGGACCGGGCTCGCCGCGTGCAGCGACGACGCGGGCTCCTCCGACTCCCCGAGCTCGGCGACCGACGAGAGCACCGACGAGAGAGAGCACGGATGAGAGCACCGACGAGAGCACGGACGAGGGTGCCGGCGAGGCGTCCCTCACCGAGCTGTCGGCCGAGGAGTTCTACCCGTCGGTGATGGAGGCGATGCGCGAGGCCGAGACGTTCACCTTCGAGACCACCTCGGGGACCGCCGGCCAGACGCAGACCATGGCCGGCGAGGCCCGCTTCGGCGACGACGGCATGGAGATGAAGGCGTCGAGCACGGGCGCGCAGGCGATGGAGATGATCCTCATCGGCAAGGCGATGTACATGAAGTCGAAGGATCTCGGCACCGGCGACAAGTGGCTCAAGATCGACCTGAGCGACCCCAACTCGCTGTTCGGCATGCTCGGCAAGGCCACCGACCCCGAGGTGATGTTCAAGTCGATGGAGGCGCCGAAGAAGCTGGAGCTCATCGGCACCGAGGACGTCGACGGCGTCGAGGCCAACCACTACCGCATCACCCTCGACCCCACCCAGTACCTCGAGGCGATGGAGTTCCCGCCCGCGATGGCCGACATGCTCCCCGACGAGCTGGTGACCGAGATGTGGGTCGACGCCGACAACCTGCCGCGCAAGTTCAACCAGACGATCGAGATCCCGGCCGTCGGTGGCGGCAAGCCGACGACCTCGACCAGCGAGGGCACCTACGCCGACTTCGGCACCGACGTGGAGATCGAGGAGCCCCCGTCGAGCGAGGTCACCGAGCAGCCCGGAGTGTGAGTCCGGCGACGGGCGGGTCCGCCCGGGATCAGTCCCGGAAGACCCGCTCGTCGATCAGCTGCTCCTTGACCTCGGTGCCCTCGGGCTCGTAGCGGCCCTGGTCGAAGCGGGTGCGGAACTGCAGCACGGCCCCGTCGCGGCCGAACCGGTTCTTCTCCACCGTCAGCACGGCGTACTCGCGGAACCGATCGGCGTTGCCGAGGTCGTAGGTCAGGTGGTGGCGCGCGACGATGTCGAACTTGTTGTTGAGCACCAGCACGACGTCCGCCTCGTAGGCCAGGGCGCTCGACCCGCGCAGGTCGTTGGCGCGCATCCGCCTGCCGGAGCGCAGCGCGTTCTTCTCGGCCGCCGAGATGGCCAGCACCGGGGCGGAGATGTCGATGGCGAGGTCCTTGAGGCCCTCGACCACCTCGGTCGTGCTGTTCTCCTCGTCGGCGTGGCCGGACAGCACCTTCTGCAGGTAGTCCACGACGACGAGCGGGGTGGTGCCCGACAGCTCGCGCACCGCCTCGATGGCGGCCTGGATCGCGTCGAGGTCGGTGCGGGTGCCGGTGGAGCGGTGCACGAAGAGCAGCTCGGAGTAGTGCGCCACCCGCGCCAGCGCCTCGACGCCCGACGGCACCGACTCGAGGCGGTGCTCGAGCGAGCTCACCCACAGGTCGTCGAAGATCGAGCGAATGCTGTTGACCCGCACCTGGTCGGAGTCGTCGAGCTCGCCCGCCTCCATCGCGAGGAGCTTCTGCGTCAGGTCCTCGGCGTCGTGCTCGAAGGAGAAGTAGAGGACCGGTCGGCCGCTCGCGGCGGTGTTGCGGGCGATCTGGAGGGCGAAGGTGGACTTGCCGAGACCCTGCGGGCCGGCGAGCAGCACCAGTGAGCCGGCGCGCATCCCGCCGCCGATCAGGGGGTCGAGACCGCCGAAGCCGGTCTTCCAGAGGCGGCCGGCCGCGTTGCGCCCGGTGAGCATGCGTTCGTCGCTCCGGGCCAGTGAGGCCCCGACGGTCATGAGCTGGTGGTCCACGCGGCAATGGAAGCAGTGTTGGCGCCCCCTCGTGGGAGGATTGGGCGCTTTGGCTCCGGCTGCCCGCCGATTTGTCGCCCCCGTGCCCGGCGCGTACTGTGGCACTCGAAACCAGAGACCGCAGGTTGTCATGGGCTCCTCGCCCACGACTGAAGGTCCGCAGCAGCGGGCGGCCGGCGCAGGTGACAGAGCAGCGGCAGTCATGCCGCCCACGCCCTGAGCCTGTGCTCAGGGCGTTCGTCGTCTGTGGGACCGACGCCGGTGGTCAACCCCGGAAGGAGACCCATGGCGCGGCCAGAAAAGACTGCCGCCGTCGCAGAGATCGTTGAGTCCTTCAACGACTCCGCCGGCGCTGTGCTGACCGAGTACCGCGGGCTCACCGTGAAGCAGCTGCAGGACCTGCGGCGAGCCCTCGGCGAGAACGCCAACTACGCCGTGGTCAAGAACACGCTGGCCAAGATCGCCGCCACCGAGGTGGGCATCGACGGCTTCGACGACCTGCTGACCGGCCCCACCGCCATCGCCTTCATCAATGGAGACGTGGTCGAGGCCGCCAAGGGTCTGCGTGACTTTGCCAAGGCAAACCCCGCCCTCGTCATCAAGGGCGGAGTCCTCGACGGCAAGCCCCTCGACGCCTCCGAGATCGCCAAGCTGGCCGACCTCGAGTCGCGTGAGGTGCTGATGGGCAAGCTGGCGGGCGCGATGCTCGCCTCGCTGTCCCAGGCCGTCTACCTGCTCAACGCGCCGATCGCCCAGGCCGCCCGTCTCGCGGGTGCGCTGCAGGCCAAGGCCGAGCAGGACCCCTCGATCCTCGCAGGTGGTGCCGGCACGCCGGCTGCTCCCGCTGCCGAGGACGCTCCGGCCCAGGAGGCCCCCTCGTCCGAGGGTGCCGCCGACGCCGAGGCGAGCGACGAGTCGGCCGACGCGGCCGCCGAGTCCACCGACGCCTGACCAGGCCGACGTACACCACCTGAAACCCCGGAACGGCCGCACACCGCGACCGCACCACAGACGAAAGGTTTGCCATCATGGCGAAGCTCAGCACCGACGAGCTCCTTGACGCCTTCAAGGAGATGACCCTGATCGAGCTCTCCGAGTTCGTGAAGCAGTTCGAGGACACCTTCGGCGTGACCGCCGCCGCCCCCGTCGCCGTGGCCCCCGCCCCGGCCGCCGGTGGCGCTGCCGGTGGCGACGCCGCCGCCGAGGAGAAGACCGACTTCGAGGTCGTCCTCGAGGCCGCCGGCGACAAGAAGATCAACGTCATCAAGGAGGTGCGCGCCCTGACCTCCCTCGGTCTGAAGGAGGCCAAGGACCTCGTCGAGGCCGCCCCCAAGACGATCCTCGAGAACGTCGACAAGGCCGCCGCGGACAAGGCCAAGGAGGCCCTCGAGGCCGCCGGCGCCACCGTCACCGTCAAGTGACGATCCGCGTCTGACACCTCGCTGCTCCGCAGCAACCGTCGAAGGGCGGTCACCCCGGGTCCGGGGTGGCCGCCCTTCGTCATCCCCCGCAGGCGTCCTCCTCCACGACCAGGTCCACGACCGGTCCGCCTCGCCGCTCCCGGTCCCATCCGAACGGACCGGATCGGCGCGTTCTGCTTGACCACGGGCCCTCCGGCGTTCATAGTCATGGCCAACGCGTGGCATGACCCGATGGGAAATCGTCCCCGCGTTTGTGGCATGCCCACAGTTGCGCTATCGTGTGTTGTTGCGCCTGCCCTCAGATGCCCGACGCCTTCCGGACGGCCGTCGTGGTGGTCGGCAAGCGCCGATCACTTGCTCATCTGTGAGGACACCTCTTGGCCGCGCGCAGCTCTGCTGGTAACCACCGTCGCACCTCTTTCGCAAAGATCACCGAACCTCTCGAGGTTCCCCCCCTCATCTCGCTCCAGACGAGCAGCTTCGACTGGCTGGTCGGCGGCGAGCGCTGGGAGGCGGAGGTGGCCGCCCGTCGGGCTGCCGGTGAGGACGTCTCCGAGAAGACCGGTCTGCAGGAGATCTTCGAGGAGATCTCCCCGATCGAGGACTTCTCCGAGACGATGATGCTCTCCTTCGACAATCCCGTCTTCCTCGACGAGAAGTACACCGAGGAGGAGTGCAAGGAGAAGGACTTCACCTACTCCCGCCCGCTCTACGTCTCGGCCGAGTTCATGAACCACGAGACCGGCGAGATCAAGGGCCAGACGGTCTTCATGGGCGACTTCCCCATGATGACCCGCAAGGGCACCTTCATCATCAACGGCACCGAGCGCGTCGTGGTCTCGCAGCTGGTCCGCTCGCCGGGCGTCTACTTCGAGTCCAGCCCCGACAAGACGTCCGACAAGGACATCTTCACCGCCAAGCTCATCCCGAGCCGCGGTGCCTGGCTGGAGTTCGAGATCGACAAGCGCGACCTGGTCGGCGTCCGCCTCGACCGCAAGCGCAAGCAGAACGTCACCGTGCTGCTCAAGGCCCTCGGCTGGACCACCGAGCAGATCCGCGAGGAGTTCGGCCAGTACGAGTCGATGATGCTGACGCTCGAGAAGGACAGCGTCCGCTACGAGACCGTCTACGACGAGCTGCAGAAGAAGGCGCGGGGCGAGGCCCCCACCGCCGAGCAGGTCAACGACGAGGTCACCCGCCTCGCGCTGCTCGACATCTACCGCAAGCTCCGCCCGGGCGAGCCGCCGACGGCCGAGGCCGCGCAGACG
The sequence above is drawn from the Nocardioides sp. zg-1228 genome and encodes:
- the rpmG gene encoding 50S ribosomal protein L33; the protein is MASKSSDVRPKITLACTECKERNYITKKNRRNDPDRIELKKFCPRCRQHTAHRETR
- a CDS encoding MaoC family dehydratase N-terminal domain-containing protein, producing MPVDPSLVGREFPAPAPLTVTSERVGAFAAAVGHPGGAGEQVPPTFPIVLAFDAMQAFLDAERIDLHRIVHGEQRFAYVRPLAVGDELSATLRVTGLRQIGGADIIATASEITDATGAVVCTGKATLVHSAGAEAAQ
- a CDS encoding MaoC/PaaZ C-terminal domain-containing protein, whose product is MTARLEAGASLEPRTYTITRADLVAYADASGDHNPIHQDEAVARSVGLPGVIAHGMYTLALVGRAVAEWTDGAEVVDLGAKFTSPVVVPAEGGAEVVVGGTVKSVADGLVTLALEVTCEGTKVLGMPKAVVRGAGAGD
- a CDS encoding UDP-N-acetylmuramate dehydrogenase is translated as MTDLRDHTTLRLGGPAREWVRAATEAELVAAVADADAAGTPVLLLAGGSNLVVADAGFDGRVVQVATTGVTADTDTCDVDALAQCGGVVLTVAAGEDWDALVGHAVAQGWAGVEALSGIPGAVGSTPIQNVGAYGQDVSQTISRVRTWDRVDRTQRTFAAADCGFGYRHSRFKAEPGRYVVLEVTFQLRQGELSEPIGYAELARTLGVQQGERAALAAVRDAVLALRGGKGMVLDPADRDTWSAGSFFTNPVLAPEQAAALPADAPRWEQPDGTVKSSAAWLIEHAGFTKGYTSAAAGERVRLSTKHTLALTNRGGATTEELLILAREVRDGVRERFGITLVNEPVTVGCSL
- a CDS encoding adenosine deaminase, producing MAGAAGAGRRETRRDVSQLPKAHLHLHFTGSMRHATLLELAERDQIVLPDSLVEDWPPQLSAADEKGWFRFQRLYDVARSVLRTPDDVRRLVREAAEDDVRDGGRWLEIQVDPSGYAARFGGITAFTELVLDCVRDAAERTGLGMAVVIAANRTRHPLDARTLARLAAQYAGRGVVGFGLSNDERRGRTEEFEGAFRIAERAGLLLVPHGGELRGPAHVRMCLDSLGAQRLGHGVRTVEDPALLDRVVESGVALEVCPVSNVSLGVYSDLTSVPLPQLLAAGATVALGADDPLLFGSRLAGQYATMRAAHELDDATLARLAEMSFEASRAPSDVVAAARRDIAAWLA
- the secE gene encoding preprotein translocase subunit SecE, which codes for MADGNAVQDRRDSRGDDRGRTSPVTFLRQVVAELRKVVWPTQQQLVTYFFVVLVFVIVVMALVTVLDLAFGKLVFEVFTGNSAQ
- the nusG gene encoding transcription termination/antitermination protein NusG — encoded protein: MAAEAAAEATDADETDETEAEPAEESAEESAEESADDPLEAFRRELWAKPGDWFVVHTYSGMEKRVKHNLENRIISLNMEDYIHEIVVPTEEVAEIKNGQRKMVTRTVLPGYVLVRMDLTDESWSAVRHTPSVTGFVGHSHQPVPLSMSEVEDMLAPAVVAVAEAEAAAAGEKGASTTPRKPVEVADFDVSDSVMVVDGPFATLHATITEINAESQRVKALVEIFGRETPVELSFSQIQKV
- the rplK gene encoding 50S ribosomal protein L11, yielding MPPKKKIAALVKVQLQAGSATPAPPVGTALGPHGVNIMDFCKAYNAQTESMRGNVIPVEITIYEDRSFDFITKTPPAAELIKKAAGLSKGSGVPHKDKVGKLTKDQVREIAATKLPDLNANDIDAAMKIVEGTARSMGVTTD
- a CDS encoding DnaB-like helicase C-terminal domain-containing protein → MDHQLMTVGASLARSDERMLTGRNAAGRLWKTGFGGLDPLIGGGMRAGSLVLLAGPQGLGKSTFALQIARNTAASGRPVLYFSFEHDAEDLTQKLLAMEAGELDDSDQVRVNSIRSIFDDLWVSSLEHRLESVPSGVEALARVAHYSELLFVHRSTGTRTDLDAIQAAIEAVRELSGTTPLVVVDYLQKVLSGHADEENSTTEVVEGLKDLAIDISAPVLAISAAEKNALRSGRRMRANDLRGSSALAYEADVVLVLNNKFDIVARHHLTYDLGNADRFREYAVLTVEKNRFGRDGAVLQFRTRFDQGRYEPEGTEVKEQLIDERVFRD
- the rplJ gene encoding 50S ribosomal protein L10; the protein is MARPEKTAAVAEIVESFNDSAGAVLTEYRGLTVKQLQDLRRALGENANYAVVKNTLAKIAATEVGIDGFDDLLTGPTAIAFINGDVVEAAKGLRDFAKANPALVIKGGVLDGKPLDASEIAKLADLESREVLMGKLAGAMLASLSQAVYLLNAPIAQAARLAGALQAKAEQDPSILAGGAGTPAAPAAEDAPAQEAPSSEGAADAEASDESADAAAESTDA
- the rplL gene encoding 50S ribosomal protein L7/L12, which encodes MAKLSTDELLDAFKEMTLIELSEFVKQFEDTFGVTAAAPVAVAPAPAAGGAAGGDAAAEEKTDFEVVLEAAGDKKINVIKEVRALTSLGLKEAKDLVEAAPKTILENVDKAAADKAKEALEAAGATVTVK